In one Candidatus Pelagibacter sp. HTCC7211 genomic region, the following are encoded:
- a CDS encoding HNH endonuclease has product MNNFIEQNVSLEKCPALVLNADYRPLSYYPLSLWSWQDTVKSVFLDRVIIVSNYDRIIRSPSFNMQLPSVIALKDYIIPQTKPSFTRFNVFLRDKFSCQYCGSSEELTFDHLLPRSKGGETNWDNVVTACSSCNVKKGGKLLKFSGMKLNQSPYRPSTEDLHKNGKNFPPNFLHKSWMDYLYWDVELES; this is encoded by the coding sequence ATGAATAATTTTATTGAACAAAATGTTTCATTAGAAAAATGTCCAGCTTTAGTTCTTAATGCTGACTATAGGCCATTAAGTTATTACCCATTGTCTTTATGGTCATGGCAAGATACTGTTAAATCTGTTTTTTTAGATAGAGTTATAATTGTCAGCAACTATGACAGAATAATAAGAAGTCCTTCATTTAATATGCAATTACCTAGTGTTATTGCACTGAAAGATTATATCATTCCACAGACCAAACCTAGTTTTACAAGATTTAATGTTTTTTTAAGAGATAAATTTTCATGTCAATATTGTGGAAGTAGTGAAGAGTTAACTTTTGATCATTTATTACCAAGATCAAAAGGAGGTGAAACAAATTGGGATAATGTAGTAACCGCTTGTTCATCTTGTAATGTTAAAAAGGGTGGAAAATTATTAAAATTTTCAGGAATGAAACTCAACCAGAGTCCATACAGACCCTCTACTGAAGATTTACATAAGAATGGCAAAAACTTTCCTCCAAATTTTTTACATAAAAGTTGGATGGATTATTTATATTGGGATGTCGAGTTAGAATCTTAA
- a CDS encoding alpha/beta hydrolase translates to MTFCLDSIIIKPEEGTEIKNAIILLHGYGGDGNDISMLTLNWKRHLPNTVFICPNGHETCSINPSGYQWFDLTKEDSSYILEQSLIAEEKIKLFIDEIKKEFNLTNDKICLSGFSQGCMMSLNIGLTSEEKFLCIVGFSGKIIDQNNLKLRIKNHTETLLIHGDADQIVPSTHLLETKDFLIRNSVEVQTLLIKNCDHHIPIEASSTALNFILKKT, encoded by the coding sequence ATGACATTTTGCCTAGATTCAATAATAATAAAGCCGGAAGAAGGAACTGAAATTAAAAACGCAATTATTTTACTTCATGGATATGGAGGGGACGGCAATGATATTAGTATGTTGACCTTAAACTGGAAGAGACATTTGCCAAACACAGTTTTTATTTGTCCGAATGGGCATGAAACTTGTTCTATAAATCCATCGGGATACCAATGGTTTGATCTCACCAAAGAAGATTCAAGTTATATACTTGAGCAATCATTGATAGCTGAGGAAAAAATTAAACTTTTTATCGATGAAATTAAAAAAGAATTTAATTTAACAAATGACAAGATATGCTTATCAGGATTTAGCCAGGGCTGCATGATGTCACTTAATATTGGTTTAACTTCAGAAGAAAAATTTTTATGCATTGTAGGTTTTTCTGGAAAAATAATAGATCAAAATAATTTAAAGTTAAGAATTAAAAACCATACTGAAACTTTATTAATTCATGGTGACGCTGATCAAATTGTACCTTCAACACATTTATTGGAGACAAAAGATTTTTTAATTAGAAACAGTGTTGAAGTTCAAACACTTTTAATAAAAAATTGTGATCATCATATTCCTATAGAAGCCTCAAGTACAGCTCTTAATTTTATTTTAAAAAAAACTTAA
- a CDS encoding twin transmembrane helix small protein, with protein sequence MFSGIFVKILSIVLLIAVGIVLILGIGTLFKGGETSKKYSNKLMQLRVLLQFIAILVLVGFAYFFKN encoded by the coding sequence ATGTTTTCAGGAATATTTGTTAAAATACTATCTATAGTACTTTTAATAGCTGTAGGAATAGTTTTAATTTTAGGAATTGGAACTCTCTTTAAAGGAGGTGAAACCAGCAAAAAATATTCAAATAAATTGATGCAACTTAGAGTTCTTCTTCAATTTATAGCAATACTTGTTCTTGTAGGGTTTGCTTATTTTTTTAAAAACTAA
- a CDS encoding TlpA family protein disulfide reductase produces the protein MRFLIIFIFLTTNVIANDLSEIKNVVIHKEPKLYDNVIFLDKKDKRINLNEFNGNLILLNFWATWCEPCKEEMPSLDRLQINKDLSNLKIFLINISKESINKIDSFFDDLNIKNLEPYFDAPTTLAKTFGLRGVPTSILIDKDGNEFARIIGSIDFDDENFIGWLKAYN, from the coding sequence ATGAGATTTTTAATAATATTTATTTTTTTGACAACTAATGTCATTGCCAATGATTTATCTGAAATAAAAAATGTTGTCATTCATAAAGAACCAAAACTCTATGATAATGTTATTTTTTTAGACAAAAAGGACAAAAGGATTAATTTAAATGAATTCAATGGGAATTTAATCTTATTAAATTTTTGGGCTACCTGGTGTGAGCCATGCAAAGAAGAAATGCCATCTTTAGATAGGCTACAAATTAATAAAGATTTGAGTAATTTAAAAATTTTTTTAATCAATATATCCAAAGAAAGTATTAATAAGATTGATAGTTTTTTTGATGATTTAAATATTAAAAATCTTGAACCATATTTTGATGCTCCAACCACACTTGCAAAAACATTTGGTTTGCGTGGAGTTCCAACATCAATCCTTATTGATAAAGATGGAAATGAATTTGCAAGAATAATTGGATCAATAGATTTTGATGATGAAAATTTTATAGGTTGGCTAAAAGCCTACAATTAG
- the argH gene encoding argininosuccinate lyase, giving the protein MAKNKNNQAIWGTRIKKSASSLFQKVGNSIDIDKRLYKEDIKGSIAHVEMLFKQKIISFKIKNKIIYGLTKIEKEISKKKFEFSKKYEDIHMNIEKRLFQIIGEEAGYIHTARSRNDQVITDFKIWIRSSTKEINIAIDKVIKSTLKLAEKNIDTIMPGFTHLKNAQAISFAHYLMAYVEMFNRDKKRFTNNLESLDENPLGVAALTGTSFNIDRNYTSKKLGFKRPTNNSIDTVSDRDFVLDFLYSVSVCSMHISRIAEELIIWSSDGFNLIHLSDKVVTGSSIMPQKKNPDLLEYLRGKSGSSYGNLFSMLTILKGLPLSYFKDLQDDKEIVFKSNDTLINCLKIFDEILKNTSANKKKMLELASSGYITATDLADYLVRNHSMSFRKAYQKTAAIVNLAEKKKKKLDELSIEELKKIEPKLTNDVLKVFDLKNSVNSKKSYGGTSFDNIKKMIIKYKKH; this is encoded by the coding sequence ATGGCAAAAAATAAAAACAACCAGGCAATATGGGGCACGCGTATCAAGAAGAGTGCATCAAGCTTATTTCAAAAAGTTGGTAATTCAATTGATATTGATAAGCGACTATATAAAGAAGATATTAAAGGGTCAATTGCCCATGTTGAGATGTTATTTAAACAAAAAATTATTTCTTTTAAAATCAAAAATAAAATTATCTATGGACTTACTAAAATAGAGAAAGAAATTTCTAAAAAAAAATTTGAGTTCAGTAAAAAATATGAAGATATTCATATGAATATAGAAAAAAGACTTTTTCAAATAATAGGAGAAGAAGCAGGTTACATTCACACAGCAAGATCAAGAAATGATCAGGTAATCACTGACTTTAAAATTTGGATAAGATCCTCAACCAAGGAGATAAATATTGCAATAGATAAAGTAATTAAAAGTACGTTAAAATTAGCAGAGAAAAATATAGATACTATTATGCCTGGCTTTACTCATCTTAAAAATGCACAGGCTATATCTTTTGCGCACTACCTTATGGCTTATGTCGAAATGTTTAACAGAGATAAAAAAAGGTTCACTAATAATTTAGAAAGTTTAGATGAAAATCCTTTAGGTGTTGCCGCACTAACAGGAACCTCTTTTAACATTGACAGAAATTATACAAGTAAAAAATTAGGATTTAAAAGACCAACAAATAATTCCATTGACACCGTATCAGATAGAGATTTTGTTTTAGATTTTTTATATAGTGTTTCTGTATGTTCAATGCATATTTCAAGAATAGCTGAAGAGCTTATTATTTGGAGTTCAGATGGTTTTAATCTAATTCACCTTTCAGATAAAGTTGTGACAGGTTCATCAATAATGCCTCAAAAGAAAAATCCAGATCTACTAGAATATTTAAGAGGAAAATCTGGAAGTAGTTATGGTAATTTATTTTCAATGCTTACTATTCTAAAAGGCCTTCCGCTATCTTACTTTAAGGATCTTCAAGATGATAAAGAGATTGTTTTTAAATCAAATGATACTTTGATTAACTGTCTTAAAATCTTTGATGAAATACTTAAAAATACCAGTGCTAATAAAAAAAAGATGCTTGAACTAGCGAGCTCTGGGTACATCACAGCAACTGACTTGGCAGATTATCTTGTAAGAAATCATTCAATGTCTTTTAGAAAAGCTTATCAAAAAACAGCAGCTATAGTTAATTTGGCTGAAAAAAAGAAAAAGAAACTTGATGAATTAAGTATAGAGGAATTAAAAAAGATTGAACCAAAGTTAACAAATGATGTTTTAAAAGTGTTTGATTTGAAGAATTCCGTTAATTCGAAAAAATCTTATGGAGGAACATCTTTTGATAATATTAAAAAAATGATAATAAAATATAAAAAACATTAA
- the lysA gene encoding diaminopimelate decarboxylase yields the protein MKYIDNKLIIEKINVQYIAKKYGTPTYCYSHARLKKNINNFQKNFRSFSPLICFAVKSNTNVNLIREIKKFGLGADVVSKGELMMALKAGVSPKKIVFSGVGKTSEEINFAVEKKILLINAESESEIREIDRVAKIKKRKVKIGIRLNPNTDAKTLSQISTGKKDNKFGVNEKTFFKLVNFCKSSKNIDLKCLSVHIGSQILDYKPYEKMLKVIDRIIHKINHKFEFIDLGGGMGISYKYEDKKLNYSKYSEIIKKFLKKHKSKIIFEPGRSIIGDTGILISKIIYIKKNDSKNFIILDAAMNDLMRPALYGAHHKILPSIKSKKKSNKTYEFVGPICESTDKFNTLKNFQELEEKDLIVICDVGAYGMSLSSNYNVRLKPSEILIKGSKIKIIRKKQKYKDLM from the coding sequence ATGAAATACATTGATAACAAACTTATAATTGAGAAAATTAATGTCCAGTATATTGCAAAAAAATATGGCACACCAACCTATTGCTATTCTCATGCAAGATTGAAAAAAAATATTAATAATTTTCAAAAAAATTTTAGATCTTTTTCTCCGTTAATTTGTTTTGCGGTTAAATCTAACACTAATGTTAACCTTATAAGAGAAATAAAAAAATTTGGACTTGGGGCAGATGTGGTATCAAAGGGAGAGCTCATGATGGCTTTAAAAGCTGGTGTGAGCCCAAAAAAAATTGTTTTTTCAGGAGTTGGTAAAACATCTGAAGAAATAAATTTTGCAGTAGAAAAAAAAATATTATTAATTAATGCTGAATCTGAAAGTGAAATAAGAGAAATTGATAGAGTCGCTAAAATAAAAAAAAGAAAAGTAAAAATTGGTATCAGGTTAAATCCAAATACAGATGCAAAAACCTTAAGTCAAATTTCAACTGGAAAAAAAGATAATAAATTTGGGGTAAATGAAAAAACATTTTTTAAATTAGTTAACTTTTGTAAAAGTTCAAAAAATATCGACCTTAAATGTCTTAGTGTTCATATTGGAAGTCAAATTTTAGATTACAAGCCTTATGAAAAAATGCTTAAAGTAATCGATAGAATAATACATAAAATTAATCATAAGTTTGAATTCATTGATCTTGGTGGTGGTATGGGAATTTCATACAAATACGAAGATAAAAAACTTAATTATTCAAAATACAGTGAAATAATAAAAAAATTTTTAAAAAAACATAAATCAAAAATTATATTTGAACCAGGGAGATCAATAATAGGAGATACTGGAATTCTTATTTCTAAAATAATTTACATTAAAAAAAATGATTCAAAAAATTTTATAATTTTAGATGCAGCTATGAATGATTTAATGAGACCAGCATTATACGGAGCACATCATAAAATTCTACCATCTATAAAAAGTAAAAAAAAATCCAATAAAACTTACGAATTTGTTGGACCAATATGTGAAAGTACAGATAAATTTAATACTTTAAAAAATTTTCAAGAATTAGAAGAGAAAGATTTAATCGTAATATGCGATGTTGGGGCTTATGGAATGTCCCTTAGCTCTAATTACAATGTTAGATTAAAACCATCAGAAATATTAATTAAAGGATCAAAAATTAAAATTATAAGAAAAAAACAAAAGTACAAAGACTTGATGTAA
- a CDS encoding lysophospholipid acyltransferase family protein — MIRNFIFSIFFFLGIILISIIFLPAFFLPQKVVLLGGRLMGYWTELCLKIFLSIKIVIKGKENIINNGKFFIGASHQSMFETFYLQTIFNSPVFILKKELLLIPIFGWYLKKIGSISIKRNKITKDNLGFFEDIAKIISSSKRPLIIFPQGTRVLPQERPPFKKGASRIYEKLKIPCQPVAINSGYVWPKKGPKSNCKTITISILKPIAAGLPKEEFLNNLEKNIYEELDLLN; from the coding sequence ATGATTAGAAACTTTATATTCTCAATTTTTTTCTTTTTAGGAATAATTTTAATTTCAATAATTTTCTTACCTGCATTTTTTTTACCTCAAAAAGTTGTTTTATTAGGTGGAAGATTAATGGGATATTGGACTGAATTATGTTTAAAAATTTTTTTATCAATAAAAATTGTAATCAAAGGTAAGGAAAATATTATTAATAATGGAAAGTTTTTTATTGGTGCATCTCATCAATCAATGTTTGAAACGTTTTATCTTCAAACAATTTTCAATTCTCCGGTCTTTATATTAAAAAAAGAATTATTATTAATTCCTATTTTTGGCTGGTATTTAAAAAAAATTGGATCTATTTCGATTAAAAGAAATAAAATTACTAAAGATAATTTAGGATTCTTTGAGGATATAGCTAAAATTATTTCTAGCTCAAAAAGACCACTAATAATATTTCCTCAAGGCACAAGAGTTTTACCTCAAGAAAGACCACCTTTTAAAAAAGGTGCTTCCAGAATTTATGAAAAATTAAAGATTCCATGTCAACCTGTTGCTATTAACTCTGGATATGTTTGGCCAAAAAAAGGTCCAAAATCAAACTGTAAAACAATTACTATTTCAATTTTAAAACCTATAGCTGCTGGACTTCCAAAAGAAGAATTTCTAAATAATTTGGAAAAGAATATATACGAAGAACTAGATTTACTTAACTAA
- the dnaN gene encoding DNA polymerase III subunit beta, with amino-acid sequence MKFNVNQQDLQQALNYCQGVIEKRSTLPILSNILLDVSNSKLTITATDLDLIFVHQLNNIEVLEEGKTTTTSSIMYDIVRKFSSGKKINLSLTDISKLQVESEKSIFNLNCISATEFPLTDENFNENEFVIKSKQLLKLLNKCKFSVSNDETRHYLSGIYFHQTEVEDKNYLTAVATDSHRMSISKIRLGQKIDFEPIILPKKTIFQLCSLLDSYDGDVKVSNLKSKIKFELNNSILISKLIDGKFPNYIQVIPKNNQKKLEIDLKLFLNSVDRVASVSLDKKDGVKFNLSKDILDLSVNNTNSGDGKETLNVKFDHDLEISFNSRYLIDVASQLDGERVEIFFNDTGSPALIKDPGDFDSIFVVMPMKG; translated from the coding sequence ATGAAATTTAACGTTAATCAACAAGATCTTCAACAAGCTTTAAATTACTGCCAGGGAGTTATTGAAAAAAGAAGTACTCTTCCAATTTTATCAAATATTTTATTAGATGTTAGTAATTCAAAATTAACAATTACAGCAACAGATTTAGATTTAATATTTGTTCATCAGTTAAACAATATTGAAGTATTAGAAGAAGGAAAAACTACCACTACTTCTTCAATTATGTATGACATTGTTAGAAAGTTTTCTTCAGGAAAAAAAATTAATCTTTCATTAACAGATATAAGTAAATTACAAGTAGAGTCAGAAAAATCTATTTTTAATTTAAATTGTATCAGCGCCACAGAATTTCCATTGACTGATGAAAATTTTAATGAAAATGAATTTGTTATAAAATCAAAACAACTTTTAAAATTATTAAATAAATGTAAATTTTCCGTTTCTAATGATGAAACTAGACATTATTTAAGTGGCATATATTTCCACCAAACTGAAGTTGAAGATAAAAACTATTTGACTGCTGTTGCTACCGATAGTCATCGAATGTCAATTTCAAAAATTAGACTAGGTCAAAAAATTGATTTTGAACCTATTATACTTCCAAAAAAAACAATCTTTCAGTTATGTTCATTATTGGATAGTTATGACGGAGATGTAAAAGTTTCTAATCTTAAATCGAAAATTAAGTTCGAATTAAATAACAGTATTTTGATTTCTAAATTGATTGATGGAAAATTTCCAAACTATATTCAAGTGATACCAAAAAATAACCAAAAAAAATTAGAAATAGATCTTAAATTATTTCTTAATTCAGTTGATAGAGTTGCATCTGTTTCCTTAGATAAAAAAGATGGAGTAAAATTTAATTTATCAAAAGATATTTTGGATCTCTCAGTTAATAATACAAATAGTGGAGACGGTAAGGAAACTTTAAATGTAAAGTTTGATCATGATTTAGAGATAAGTTTTAACTCAAGATATTTAATTGATGTAGCATCACAACTAGATGGAGAAAGAGTTGAGATATTTTTTAATGATACTGGCTCACCAGCGTTAATTAAAGATCCAGGTGATTTTGACAGTATATTTGTTGTAATGCCAATGAAGGGTTAG
- the dnaA gene encoding chromosomal replication initiator protein DnaA, with amino-acid sequence MNKSTNINNLNPESFDWKLVQNEMKNKLGLDIYESWLKKITFVDEFNNYLLLSVPTRFIRDWITSRYLDQILQIIRLYKKDIIRIEFKIDDQDKSQNINEDIKKPIERNENVSFIKDSYLQYNRIDPNKRFDNFIIGTSNKLAYEASLKVSENTSHYNPLYIYGGVGMGKTHLLNSIGLELKDNNKVMFISAERFMYQFVKSIKANDMVKFKEYFRNTDILLIDDIQFISGKEAMQEEFFHTFNALLDKGSQIIVSADRAPNKLSRIQDRIKSRFSGGLVVDIQKPDLELRKKIVEKKTEELNSLYADQLQVSKDIQDFISREITASIRELVGAINRVVSFSRIYNKAPNLSETKVILKDLLNLAENKVTIDLIQTIVCKFFKISKNEMLSSRRSRYLVRPRQTAIYLTKILTSKSLPEIGREFSNRDHTTIIHSVKTIEKIKEKDPEMVDNINKLKNQILYNNKDNEI; translated from the coding sequence ATGAATAAATCTACAAATATTAACAATTTAAATCCTGAAAGTTTTGACTGGAAGTTAGTTCAAAACGAGATGAAAAATAAATTGGGTTTAGACATTTATGAAAGCTGGCTAAAAAAAATTACATTTGTAGACGAATTTAATAATTATCTTTTGTTATCAGTTCCAACAAGATTTATTCGTGACTGGATCACTTCTAGATACTTGGATCAAATTTTACAAATTATTCGATTATATAAAAAAGATATTATCAGAATTGAATTTAAAATAGATGATCAAGATAAATCACAAAACATAAATGAAGATATTAAAAAACCTATAGAAAGAAATGAGAATGTTTCTTTTATAAAAGACTCGTATCTCCAATATAATAGAATTGATCCTAATAAAAGATTTGATAATTTTATAATAGGTACTAGCAATAAACTTGCTTACGAAGCATCTTTAAAAGTTTCTGAAAACACATCGCATTATAATCCACTTTATATCTATGGAGGAGTTGGTATGGGAAAAACTCATCTTTTAAACTCCATTGGTTTAGAGCTAAAAGATAATAATAAAGTAATGTTCATTTCTGCAGAACGTTTTATGTATCAATTTGTAAAATCAATAAAAGCAAATGATATGGTTAAGTTTAAAGAATATTTTAGAAATACAGATATTTTGTTAATTGATGATATTCAATTTATTAGTGGTAAGGAAGCTATGCAGGAGGAATTTTTTCATACATTTAACGCATTGTTAGATAAAGGGTCACAAATAATTGTGTCAGCTGACAGAGCTCCAAATAAACTCTCAAGAATTCAAGATAGAATTAAATCTAGATTTTCGGGTGGTTTGGTGGTTGATATTCAAAAACCTGACCTTGAACTAAGAAAAAAAATTGTTGAAAAGAAAACTGAAGAATTAAATAGTTTGTATGCAGATCAGCTACAAGTTTCTAAAGATATACAAGATTTTATCAGTAGAGAAATTACAGCAAGCATTAGAGAGCTTGTTGGTGCAATAAATAGAGTAGTTTCGTTTTCAAGAATATATAATAAGGCTCCTAATTTGTCTGAAACAAAGGTCATTTTAAAAGACTTATTAAACCTAGCTGAAAATAAAGTTACAATTGATTTAATACAGACAATAGTTTGTAAGTTTTTTAAGATTAGTAAAAATGAGATGTTGTCATCAAGGAGATCAAGATACTTAGTTAGACCAAGGCAAACAGCTATATATTTGACAAAAATTTTAACATCAAAATCTTTACCTGAAATAGGTAGAGAATTTTCTAATAGAGACCATACAACAATAATCCATTCGGTAAAAACTATTGAAAAGATTAAGGAAAAGGACCCCGAGATGGTTGATAATATCAATAAGCTAAAAAATCAGATACTATATAATAATAAAGATAATGAAATTTAA
- the rpsT gene encoding 30S ribosomal protein S20, protein MANTKSAIKRIRRISKQTAVNKVRKSRFRNALKKMNLLIEDKKKDEALKFLPKLNSELMKIAKTGIIKKQNASRNVSRITKKISAI, encoded by the coding sequence ATGGCAAACACAAAATCAGCAATTAAGAGAATTAGAAGAATTTCTAAACAAACAGCTGTAAATAAAGTAAGAAAAAGCAGATTTAGAAATGCTTTAAAGAAAATGAACCTTCTGATTGAAGATAAAAAGAAAGACGAAGCTTTAAAATTCTTGCCTAAATTGAATTCTGAATTAATGAAGATTGCTAAAACTGGGATCATTAAAAAGCAAAATGCATCAAGAAATGTTTCTAGAATTACTAAAAAGATATCTGCAATCTAA
- the mutM gene encoding bifunctional DNA-formamidopyrimidine glycosylase/DNA-(apurinic or apyrimidinic site) lyase: MPELPEVEIVRQSLNKKIKQKKVKKVIVRNRNLRFKIPLNFSSYFENKKIIKVERFSKYLILYLSKSIYCLIHLGMSGTIHIIENKMNNIITNTSFYNSPTLPKKHNHVEIIFEKFKVVYNDPRRFGFFQIIKNKKNLKERFNHLGPEPFDLNFDLNYVYNYFKYKNRDIKNLLLDQKFISGVGNIYASEILFKSKIHPYRKVCFLSKEECKKIILNSKKILLKAISKGGSSIRDFKNTSGSKGGFQNEFKVYQQQGMKCKNFRCTDLIKKKISSNRSTFFCESCQK, from the coding sequence ATGCCAGAATTACCAGAAGTAGAAATTGTAAGACAGTCATTAAATAAAAAAATTAAACAAAAAAAGGTAAAAAAGGTAATAGTTAGAAATAGAAATTTAAGATTTAAAATCCCATTGAATTTTAGCAGCTATTTTGAAAATAAGAAAATAATTAAAGTGGAAAGATTTTCTAAATACTTAATTTTATATCTTTCAAAAAGTATCTATTGTTTAATTCATTTAGGCATGTCGGGTACTATTCATATCATTGAAAATAAGATGAATAATATAATTACGAATACAAGTTTTTATAATTCTCCAACCCTTCCAAAAAAACATAATCATGTAGAGATTATTTTTGAAAAATTTAAGGTTGTTTATAATGACCCAAGAAGATTTGGTTTTTTTCAGATTATAAAAAATAAAAAAAATTTAAAAGAAAGATTTAATCATCTTGGTCCAGAACCATTCGATTTAAATTTTGATTTAAATTATGTTTATAATTACTTTAAGTATAAAAATAGAGATATTAAAAATCTTTTGCTTGATCAAAAATTTATATCAGGGGTAGGAAATATTTATGCAAGCGAGATACTATTTAAAAGTAAAATACACCCTTATAGAAAAGTATGTTTTTTGAGTAAAGAAGAATGTAAAAAAATTATATTAAATTCAAAAAAAATTCTTTTAAAAGCTATAAGTAAAGGAGGTTCCAGCATAAGGGATTTTAAAAATACGTCAGGTTCAAAGGGAGGATTTCAAAATGAATTTAAAGTTTATCAGCAACAAGGCATGAAGTGTAAAAATTTTAGATGCACCGATCTTATAAAAAAAAAAATAAGCTCAAATAGATCAACTTTTTTTTGTGAATCTTGTCAAAAATAG
- the ubiE gene encoding bifunctional demethylmenaquinone methyltransferase/2-methoxy-6-polyprenyl-1,4-benzoquinol methylase UbiE yields the protein MQQYLQNKKGLVDGVFDQVYNKYDLMNDFMSLGVHRFWKKSLINMMNPSLNKNLIDVACGTGDIGKLFLDSTDKDMRVTCVDPNRGMLEQGKKKLSKYKNIKWIISPAEKLPLPDNTFDFYTISFGLRNTKNLNKALSEAYRVLKPGGRYLCLEFSKIQNSNLDFIYKNYSKLIPIIGEFVVGEKEPYEYLVKSIEQFINQEELIDLMKKNNFHKCAYRNFSGGIVSIHTGWKL from the coding sequence ATGCAACAATATCTTCAAAATAAAAAAGGGCTAGTAGATGGTGTTTTTGATCAGGTATACAATAAATATGACTTGATGAACGACTTTATGTCTTTGGGTGTTCATAGATTTTGGAAAAAAAGTCTAATTAATATGATGAACCCCTCTTTAAATAAAAATTTAATAGATGTTGCGTGTGGTACCGGTGACATTGGTAAGCTTTTTTTAGATAGTACTGATAAAGATATGAGGGTCACTTGTGTTGATCCAAATAGAGGAATGCTGGAACAAGGTAAAAAAAAATTGTCAAAGTATAAAAATATAAAATGGATAATTTCACCAGCAGAAAAACTACCGTTGCCAGATAATACTTTTGACTTTTATACTATAAGTTTTGGTCTTAGAAATACCAAAAACTTAAATAAAGCTCTGTCGGAGGCTTACAGGGTTTTAAAACCAGGTGGACGTTATCTGTGCCTTGAATTTTCTAAAATTCAGAATTCAAATTTAGATTTTATCTATAAAAATTATTCAAAATTAATTCCAATTATTGGTGAATTTGTTGTTGGTGAAAAAGAGCCGTATGAATATTTGGTGAAGAGTATTGAACAATTTATTAATCAAGAGGAGTTGATTGATTTAATGAAAAAAAATAATTTTCATAAATGCGCATATAGAAATTTTTCTGGAGGAATTGTTTCAATTCATACTGGATGGAAGTTATAA